A single Armatimonadota bacterium DNA region contains:
- a CDS encoding UPF0182 family protein, protein MSRLKAYFWPIVIVIVMLLLIFGGALVGMYTDWLWFKDLGFGDVFTKILGTKALLGVVMGLLFFTIIYGNLWYARRIAPPPSPMGLEQQLMERLGRLARRGIGLVIFLGSIVLSVLVGLEAATHWEQWLKYIHASPFGVNDPQFSLDIGFYVFKLPFYNYIYNWLFVALVISTIAAIALHYADEAIEVVGNGVQFSPGVKAHIGVLIALMFFLKAWGYRLGMYQLVLGRGSIYDGAGYADVHARIPALWILLVTAIIGGLLVLYNIRKRGLGFAAIGFGLVIGVSLLVGSIYPEVLERLVVKPNQLEKEMPYIERAIKATQVAYGLDQIAARPFAADTSLTAAQIEANDTTIQNIRLWDQDHLQSAYNQIQTLQQYYHFQDVDVDRYWLTDKNTGQKRYRQVWLSARELDQDTLPVNSQTWINLHLQYTHGYGFCMSPVNEVSSEGLPNFFVYDIPPKTTVDIPLDKVGVYFGEMTNNYVFVDTSAKEFDYPKGAGTKEVSYEGDGGVGIGGFFRKILFALRFQDLNILLNQNLKSDSKILFKRDVKDRVSSIYSFLQFDGDPYLVTVKGRLYWMWDGYTTTDAYPYSQHSPSDTMDFNYIRNSVKVVVDAYTGRVNAYVIDKPLDDPIIKTYRAMFPSAFKPISKMPAELREHIRYPEDLFRIQTDVYERYHQTDPTVFYNNSDSWEIASQADLTGTSDNESSPMEPYYVIMKLPNGKSEEFILMTPFIRAGKFNMVAWMCAKCDAEDYGRLVLYQFPRDKNVYGPQQVAARARQDTVISQQISLWNREGSQVSSGNMLVVPIETSLMYVMPVYLESTTTKIPELKRVIVALGNRVSMQPTLAEALTDIVGEQITQPTPAAKPISTGKHAAGKPSPQVPGAAANEEVKRLIDQAVSQYGAAQDAQRRGDWSEYGNQVKALEKTLNELKAKSK, encoded by the coding sequence ATGAGTAGACTGAAAGCATACTTCTGGCCGATTGTAATTGTTATCGTAATGCTTCTCCTTATATTCGGAGGAGCGCTGGTCGGTATGTATACGGATTGGCTCTGGTTCAAAGACCTGGGGTTCGGTGATGTATTCACCAAGATATTAGGCACCAAAGCCTTGCTTGGTGTCGTGATGGGTCTGCTCTTCTTTACCATAATATATGGCAACCTCTGGTATGCCCGTCGTATAGCGCCGCCGCCGTCACCTATGGGTCTGGAGCAGCAGCTTATGGAAAGATTGGGTAGACTTGCCCGCCGCGGTATCGGGCTGGTGATCTTTCTTGGGAGCATTGTTTTATCGGTGCTGGTTGGGCTTGAGGCCGCCACGCACTGGGAGCAGTGGCTCAAATACATCCATGCGAGCCCATTCGGCGTCAATGACCCTCAGTTTAGTTTGGATATCGGTTTCTATGTCTTCAAGCTGCCTTTCTACAATTATATATATAACTGGCTCTTCGTTGCGCTTGTCATATCCACAATAGCCGCCATAGCGCTGCATTATGCCGATGAAGCCATCGAGGTTGTCGGCAACGGTGTGCAGTTCTCGCCCGGCGTTAAGGCGCATATCGGAGTATTGATCGCGCTGATGTTCTTCTTAAAGGCTTGGGGCTACCGATTGGGCATGTATCAGCTTGTTCTCGGCAGGGGAAGCATTTATGACGGCGCCGGATATGCCGATGTGCACGCAAGGATTCCTGCGCTGTGGATATTGCTGGTCACCGCGATAATAGGCGGGCTGCTGGTTTTGTATAATATTCGCAAGCGTGGTCTGGGGTTCGCCGCGATCGGTTTCGGGCTGGTTATCGGCGTTTCGTTACTTGTCGGCAGCATATATCCTGAAGTGCTGGAACGGCTGGTCGTGAAGCCGAATCAGCTCGAAAAAGAAATGCCATATATCGAGCGCGCGATCAAGGCAACGCAGGTCGCTTATGGACTTGACCAAATCGCAGCAAGGCCGTTTGCGGCGGACACTTCTCTTACGGCGGCGCAGATCGAGGCCAACGATACCACAATTCAGAACATCCGTCTCTGGGACCAGGACCATCTCCAGAGCGCATATAATCAGATCCAGACTCTTCAGCAGTATTATCATTTCCAGGATGTCGATGTGGACCGCTACTGGCTTACCGATAAGAATACGGGCCAGAAACGCTATAGGCAGGTATGGCTCTCCGCGAGAGAACTCGATCAGGACACGCTGCCGGTCAACTCTCAGACATGGATCAATTTGCACCTGCAATATACTCACGGCTACGGCTTTTGTATGAGCCCGGTCAACGAAGTCAGCAGCGAGGGCTTGCCGAATTTCTTTGTCTACGACATTCCGCCCAAGACCACTGTCGACATTCCGTTGGATAAGGTCGGTGTGTATTTTGGTGAAATGACCAACAATTACGTCTTTGTGGACACCAGCGCAAAGGAGTTCGATTATCCCAAAGGCGCCGGAACCAAAGAGGTTTCCTACGAGGGTGATGGCGGAGTCGGCATAGGAGGTTTCTTCCGTAAGATTCTTTTTGCGCTGCGTTTCCAGGACTTGAACATCCTGCTTAACCAGAACTTGAAGTCGGATAGCAAAATCCTGTTCAAGAGGGATGTCAAAGACCGCGTCAGTTCGATATATTCGTTCCTGCAGTTTGATGGAGACCCATACCTGGTGACTGTAAAGGGCAGACTATACTGGATGTGGGACGGCTATACGACTACCGACGCCTATCCGTACTCTCAACACTCACCTTCGGACACGATGGACTTCAATTATATCAGAAACTCTGTGAAGGTGGTCGTGGACGCATACACGGGTAGAGTTAATGCATATGTAATCGATAAGCCGCTTGACGACCCGATCATCAAGACCTATCGCGCGATGTTCCCGTCCGCGTTCAAGCCGATCTCGAAGATGCCTGCCGAGCTGCGCGAGCATATTCGTTACCCAGAGGACCTCTTCCGCATTCAGACGGATGTCTATGAGCGCTATCATCAGACTGACCCGACAGTCTTTTACAATAACAGCGATTCCTGGGAGATTGCCAGTCAGGCCGATCTTACCGGCACCAGTGATAATGAATCCAGTCCGATGGAGCCTTATTATGTAATAATGAAGCTTCCGAACGGCAAGAGCGAGGAGTTTATATTGATGACTCCGTTCATCCGAGCGGGCAAATTCAACATGGTCGCATGGATGTGTGCCAAATGCGACGCCGAGGATTATGGCCGTCTTGTGCTCTATCAGTTCCCGAGGGACAAGAACGTATACGGCCCGCAGCAGGTGGCAGCTCGTGCGCGCCAGGATACCGTGATATCGCAACAGATCAGCCTGTGGAACCGCGAAGGCTCACAGGTCAGCAGTGGAAACATGCTCGTAGTGCCTATCGAGACGTCGCTGATGTATGTGATGCCGGTGTATTTAGAATCCACCACAACAAAGATACCTGAGCTTAAGCGGGTGATAGTCGCTCTCGGCAACAGAGTCTCCATGCAGCCGACTCTTGCCGAAGCACTGACGGACATAGTCGGCGAGCAGATCACCCAGCCTACACCTGCCGCAAAGCCGATATCGACAGGCAAACATGCAGCGGGTAAGCCTTCGCCACAGGTTCCGGGAGCAGCCGCAAATGAAGAGGTGAAGCGCCTGATCGATCAGGCCGTCTCGCAGTACGGCGCTGCCCAGGATGCACAGAGACGTGGAGACTGGAGCGAATATGGCAATCAGGTCAAAGCTCTGGAGAAGACTCTTAACGAGCTGAAGGCTAAGTCGAAATAA